From the genome of Triticum aestivum cultivar Chinese Spring chromosome 3B, IWGSC CS RefSeq v2.1, whole genome shotgun sequence, one region includes:
- the LOC123066343 gene encoding glutathione S-transferase 3, whose product MAEPAAAAAVSTRKLYGYALSSNSVRIAALLNEKGLDYELVVVDDTKAPDFLAINPLGQVPAFQDGDDILFESRAISRYIAAKYRSSGTDLLPATPSAKLEVWLEVESHHFYPAVADLVYELRVRPRLPGGAPPDPAVVDGLARKVADVLDVYDAHLAAGNRYLAGDAFTLADVNHMAQLFVMSRTPRAAELVAARPHVQAWWDDISARPAWKKTVAALPLPPA is encoded by the exons ATGGctgagccggcggcggcggctgcggtgagCACAAGGAAGCTGTACGGGTACGCGCTGTCGTCCAACTCGGTGCGCATCGCGGCGCTGCTCAACGAGAAGGGGCTCGACTACGAGCTCGTCGTCGTCGACGACACCAAGGCGCCCGACTTCCTCGCCATCAAC CCCTTGGGCCAGGTCCCGGCGTTCCAGGACGGCGACGACATCCTCTTCG AGTCTCGCGCCATAAGTAGGTACATCGCGGCCAAGTACCGGTCCTCGGGCACGGACCTGCTGCCGGCGACGCCGTCGGCGAAGCTGGAGGTGTGGCTGGAGGTGGAGTCGCACCACTTCTACCCGGCCGTGGCCGACCTGGTGTACGAGCTCCGCGTCAGACCCCGGCTGCCGGGCGGCGCGCCGcccgacccggccgtggtggacgggCTCGCCCGCAAGGTGGCCGACGTGCTCGACGTCTACGACGCGCACCTCGCCGCCGGGAACAGGTACCTCGCCGGCGACGCGTTCACGCTCGCCGATGTGAACCACATGGCGCAGCTGTTCGTCATGAGCCGGACGCCCCGGGCGGCGGAGCTGGTCGCGGCCAGGCCGCACGTGCAGGCGTGGTGGGACGACATCTCCGCCCGCCCCGCCTGGAAGAAGACCGTGGCCGCGCTCCCCCTGCCGCCGGCTTGA